The following are encoded together in the Solenopsis invicta isolate M01_SB chromosome 14, UNIL_Sinv_3.0, whole genome shotgun sequence genome:
- the LOC105206407 gene encoding ralA-binding protein 1-A isoform X2, translating into MRINTNKRKQLETYFYLLGGDSPQNQIKNSLEKIFTNKLGMKCSWKGQKGNFAVNMLIIMEIIKCATRKHFPNLTDKQMQNYVSAWLKQKYNRNKNVDMPQKVLCESVDIVRQTNSRKVFGIPLYKLDCGDGKVPLVVDRLITIIEMHGLYTEGIYRKSGVSSKVRELKMKMDEGNLEKVDFENYQVHVLAV; encoded by the exons ATGAGGATTAATACAAACAAAAGAAAACAGCTG gaaacgtatttttatttactaggTGGAGATTCACCCCaaaaccaaataaaaaattcattggaaaaaattttcacaaacaaATTAGGGATGAAATGTTCGTGGAAAGGGCAAAAAGGGAACTTTGCAGTAAACATGTTAATTATAATGGAgataataaaat GTGCTACTCGAAAACATTTTCCGAATTTAACGGACAAACAGATGCAAAACTACGTATCCGCATGGCTAAA gCAAAAGTACAACCGGAATAAAAACGTTGACATGCCACAAAAAGTGCTATGTGAAAGTGTCGATATAGTGCGACAAACAAATTCACGCAAAGTATTTGGTATACCTTTATACAAGTTGGACTGCGGTGATGGCAAAGTACCACTCGTAGTAGATCGATTGATCACAATTATCGAGATGCATGGTCTCTATACCGAGGGTATATATAGAAAGAGCGGCGTTAGTTCCAAAGTGAGAGAACTCAAAATGAAAATGGACGAAGGCAACTTAGAGAAGGTGGATTTCGAAAATTACCAAGTGCATGTTCTAGCGGTGTAA